From Lycorma delicatula isolate Av1 chromosome 13, ASM4794821v1, whole genome shotgun sequence, a single genomic window includes:
- the Acbp1 gene encoding acyl-CoA binding protein 1 isoform X2 yields MSLDDDFKTAAESVKNLTSTPSNEELLEIYALYKQGNDGDCNTSKPGMLDFKGKSKWDAWNKIKGMSKDDAKKQYINKVKELIGKYGLKK; encoded by the exons gattttaaGACTGCTGCAGAAAGTGTAAAGAATTTAACTTCAACTCCTTCAAATGAAGAATTGTTGGAAATTTATGCACTTTATAAACAAGGAAATGATGGCGATTGCAATACGT CTAAACCAGGTATGCTGGATTTTAAAGGAAAGTCAAAATGGGATGCGTGGAATAAGATTAAAGGAATGAGTAAAGACGATGCTAAAAAGCAATATATTAATAAGGTAAAAGAGTTAATCGGAAAATATggtttgaagaaataa